A section of the Oreochromis niloticus isolate F11D_XX linkage group LG9, O_niloticus_UMD_NMBU, whole genome shotgun sequence genome encodes:
- the gdap1 gene encoding ganglioside-induced differentiation-associated protein 1, with translation MASENSSESQDEKAALINPDSEQDVHQECGTVVKQRESKLTLYHWTQSFNSQKVRLAIAEKSLHCEEYDVSLPLSEHNEPWFMRLNPGGEVPVLVHNDNVICDPTQIMDYLEQNFNDEGTPRLVPEEGSTYHLRVQHYRELLDSLPMDAYTHGCLLHPEITVDSHIPAYAATCVRTQIGSTQSELMKLAEQNPELKDAYIAKQKRLKSKLFDHDNMKYLKKLLDELESVMDQVETELQRRVEETPEEGSQPWLCGDFFSLADVSLAVTLHRLKFLGLSRRYWGNGNRVNVETYYERVVERPAFRRVLGHVNNILISAVLPVAFRVARKNAPAIVGTTLLIGVLGGATYLAFLYMKKRLTAFS, from the exons ATGGCGTCCGAAAACAGCTCTGAATCTCAAGATGAGAAAGCAGCTCTTATAAACCCGGACTCAGAGCAAGATGTTCATCAGGAGTGCGGCACAGTCGTAAAACAGCGCGAATCCAAACTGACGCTGTATCACTGGACGCAGTCGTTCAACTCTCAGAAG GTGCGTCTCGCCATAGCAGAGAAAAGTTTGCACTGTGAAGAGTACGACGTGAGCCTTCCTCTCAGCGAGCACAACGAGCCGTGGTTCATGCGCCTGAATCCGGGTGGCGAGGTTCCAGTCTTAGTTCACAATGACAATGTCATCTGTGACCCAACGCAGATCATGGACTACCTGGAGCAGAACTTCAATGATG AGGGCACTCCGAGGCTGGTCCCAGAAGAGGGCAGTACCTACCACCTAAGAGTGCAGCACTACAGAGAGCTGCTGGACTCACTACCCATGGATGCCTACACCCATGGCTGCCTACTGCACCCTGAAATCACTGTGGACTCCCATATACCAGCATATGCTGCCACATGTGTACGAA CACAGATCGGAAGCACACAGTCAGAGCTGATGAAACTGGCAGAGCAGAACCCAGAGCTTAAAGACGCTTATATAGCAAAACAAAAGCGCCTGAAA TCCAAGTTATTTGACCATGACAACATGAAGTacctgaagaagcttcttgatGAACTGGAAAGCGTGATGGATCAGGTTGAGACAGAGCTACAGAGAAGGGTGGAAGAAACACCAG AAGAAGGCAGCCAGCCCTGGTTGTGCGGTGACTTCTTCAGCTTGGCCGACGTCTCCCTGGCAGTCACCTTACACCGGCTGAAGTTTCTCGGCCTCTCTCGTCGCTACTGGGGCAACGGTAACCGCGTCAACGTGGAAACATACTACGAACGTGTGGTGGAGCGCCCGGCCTTCAGGAGAGTACTGGGCCACGTCAACAACATCCTGATCTCTGCTGTCCTTCCCGTGGCCTTTCGCGTGGCCAGGAAGAATGCACCGGCTATTGTTGGTACCACTCTGTTGATAGGCGTTCTAGGAGGAGCCACATACCTCGCTTTTCTTTACATGAAGAAGAGGCTGACTGCCTTCAGCTGA
- the jph1a gene encoding junctophilin-1a produces the protein MTGGRFDFDDGGTYCGGWEDGKAHGHGICTGPKGQGEYAGSWSHGFEIVGVYTWPSGNTYKGYWSQGKRHGLGVENKGKWIYRGEWSHGFKGRYGVRQSHNTPARYDGTWSNGLQDGYGIETYGDGGTYQGQWMGGMRHGYGVRQSVPYGMATVIRSPLRTSMASLRSEQSNGAVLQDLSSPADTPTGSRGGFVLNFHSDSEVVTGKKKGLFRRGSLFGSLRQLRKSDSRTSISSKRSSARSDATMSRISSSDANSTISIGDGELPDEDLPQEDHVDATTTETYMGEWKNDKRNGFGVSERSNGMKYEGEWLNNKRHGYGCTVFPDGTKEEGKYKNNVLVRGIRKQLIPLKNPKTKEKVDRAVEGAQRAAAIARSKVEIAASRTAHARTKSEAADQAAISAVHESEIARAVARELSPNFYQPGPDYVKQQLKEPVEIKEVPVEKKDSSPRDSPHFYRKGTTPPHSPATSPAATPPPSPQSSKKKGQLANNSTSRKTSKEEKPSRKISKEEKLSQKTSKDERSSRKLSKEERQPVTDGPKASQAQIEAPPKPTKVQQPTPASVPPSQPPAIPVNGQLHTEYHSYYVKAPTRVPPPPEPEDPEEEPSALALARMPPQPPRSFSTPTPKPASIRESKSDQKLRKQDSLKPKSLADTKKASMEIAESTEETGPNSVLVAMVMLLNIGLAIIFVHFLT, from the exons ATGACGGGCGGAAGGTTTGACTTCGACGATGGTGGCACATACTGCGGGGGGTGGGAGGATGGCAAAGCCCACGGACATGGGATCTGCACCGGACCCAAGGGCCAAGGCGAGTACGCCGGGTCCTGGTCGCACGGCTTTGAGATAGTTGGCGTGTACACCTGGCCCAGCGGGAATACCTACAAGGGTTACTGGTCCCAGGGGAAGCGTCATGGGCTGGGTGTGGAGAATAAAGGAAAGTGGATCTATCGAGGAGAGTGGAGTCATGGTTTTAAGGGTCGGTACGGCGTCCGGCAAAGCCACAACACACCTGCTAGATACGACGGGACCTGGAGCAACGGTCTACAGGATGGATATGGGATCGAAACCTATGGAGATGGCG GAACTTATCAAGGCCAATGGATGGGTGGTATGCGACATGGCTATGGTGTGCGTCAGAGTGTTCCCTATGGTATGGCCACTGTCATCCGTTCTCCACTCCGTACATCTATGGCCTCCCTGCGCTCTGAGCAGAGCAATGGTGCAGTGCTCCAGGACCTCTCCTCCCCGGCAGACACTCCAACGGGCAGCCGCGGTGGCTTCGTCCTCAACTTCCACTCGGACAGCGAAGTTGTCACCGGCAAGAAGAAGGGCCTGTTCCGCCGCGGCTCGCTCTTTGGCAGCCTGCGACAGTTGCGCAAGTCTGACTCTCGGACCTCAATCTCCAGCAAGCGCAGCTCTGCGAGAAGTGACGCCACCATGAGCCGCATCAGTTCAAGCGACGCCAACTCTACCATATCCATCGGTGACGGCGAGCTGCCAGATGAGGACCTACCTCAGGAGGACCATGTGGACGCCACCACAACTGAGACGTACATGGGCGAGTGGAAGAATGACAAGCGCAATGGATTTGGTGTATCAGAGAGATCCAACGGGATGAAATATGAAGGAGAATGGCTTAACAATAAGCGCCATGGTTACGGGTGCACGGTTTTCCCAGACGGCACCAAAGAAGAAGGGAAGTACAAAAATAACGTGCTGGTGCGTGGAATAAGAAAGCAGTTGATTCCTCTTAAGAACCCCAAAACCAAAGAGAAGGTAGATCGGGCTGTGGAGGGGGCACAGAGGGCTGCAGCCATCGCGAGGAGTAAAGTGGAAATAGCAGCATCCAG AACAGCCCATGCTAGGACAAAAAGTGAGGCTGCAGACCAGGCCGCAATCTCTGCGGTGCATGAATCTGAAATTGCCAGGGCGGTTGCCCGGGAGCTCTCACCCAACTTCTACCAGCCAG GTCCCGACTACGTAAAACAGCAGTTAAAGGAGCCAGTGGAGATTAAAGAGGTCCCTGTTGAAAAGAAGGACAGCTCTCCGAGAGATTCTCCCCACTTTTACCGAAAAGGCACAACGCCTCCCCACTCTCCTGCGACCAGCCCTGCAGCCACACCGCCCCCCTCACCTCAATCCAGCAAGAAGAAAGGACAGCTCGCCAACAACAGCACCAGCCGCAAAACcagcaaagaagaaaaaccTTCCCGCAAGATTAGCAAAGAAGAGAAACTAAGTCAGAAGACCAGCAAGGATGAGCGGTCTAGTAGGAAGCTGAGTAAAGAAGAACGGCAGCCTGTCACCGATGGGCCCAAAGCTTCTCAGGCCCAAATCGAGGCTCCACCTAAACCCACTAAAGTTCAGCAGCCCACCCCAGCATCTGTGCCCCCTTCACAGCCTCCCGCAATTCCAGTCAATGGCCAGCTCCACACTGAATATCACAGTTACTACGTCAAGGCCCCTACAAGGGTCCCTCCACCCCCAGAACCTGAGGATCCAGAAGAAGAGCCTAGTGCCCTGGCTTTGGCACGTATGCCCCCACAACCCCCTAGATCTTTTAGTACACCCACTCCTAAGCCAGCATCTATACGGGAGAGCAAGAGCGACCAGAAACTCAGGAAGCAGGATTCCCTAAAGCCAAAGAGCCTCGCAGACACAAAGAAAGCAAGCATGGAAATTGCAGAAAGCACGGAAGAAACA